GCTCATAAAGATCTGGAGAGCTTTCATCATCAGAATTCCGACAATTCCGACAATTTTGATCCGAAACGTGATCTACCCCCTGATCAAATAACCTTTCCCCTGAATCGGAAAGACTACTTTCGGCTACTGGAATAACTTTAGGAGTTTCCTCATCCCCCAGTTGGCTAGAGTTATTTTCAAGCTGGGTTGAAAAAAATGTTTTTGGGTCGGAATTGTCGGAATTTTTGACGAGTGACGGTTGGATTGAACTCCGATTCAGTTTTTCATTCACTTGAGGGGTGTCGGAATAGCCGTCGGAATGATTCGGAATTCCGACATTTGCTTGAGAAATCGGAATTGCTCTAATTCGTAAGTCTTTGCCTTTCCCAGATAAAACTGCATATCCATTCTCAGTCAGGGCGGCAAAATCCTGTCGGATTTCCGCAAGGGTGGGTTTCGGTTTGCAACGCTTAAACACAGTATTTTGAACTTGTACCGCCGAGACTTCTATTCCTTTTCTTAAAGCATAGGCGTGAATTAAGGACAATCGGCCAGGGAGAGAATCGGATTGATGGTTATTTGTTTGAATAATACGGAACTGTCCGATACTAAACTTTGCCGCTAAAATAGCTCGTTCTAAAGTTTCGATACCCACCCGCAAAGGGTCAGATTTTTGCTCATATTTTAATTCCATGCAGTGCAACAGCAGTGCTAATCTCAAGGTTTGACTGAGCATTTTGCCCAAATAGGCAAATAATGCCGGATTCTCAAATTCTACCCCCTGTTGATTGCGCCGAACTTCCTCCCACCATCGCTGCCACCGTCGCCGTGCTTGGGGAGTAAAAGATAATAAAATTGGCAGTTGTTCCTCGTGAGAATCATCGGAAGAAGTTGAGAACAGATCCCCATCCTCTTGCATTGCAACTGCTTCATCCCTGCCGATTAAAGATTCATTTTCCTTATTTCTACCTTTACAAAATTCTCGTAATCGCTGATGTAACACCCGCAGATGCTCATATAAATCTTGTAGTTCTTGATTAATTGCAACGACTGAATCTGACCAAACCGCAAAGTTATCGGGACTGGCAGGAACCGCAATTAAAAAGCGACTAATTAGACCATCTCCATCATCAGGATCGCTAAACAAGGTTTTAATTTTGGAAAGTTGAGTTGCACCTGTTAAATTTAAACACAAATCTTTGAGTTCAAAAGAATCTTCTTCATTGGAACGCTCAAATTCGAGATCTGATGGAGAATTCCAAGTTTGTAATAAAATTTGACGGGTATCTCCCCCTTTATCTTTATATTGATCTAATTTTAACAATCGCACTAATTCATCAAAAACCCAAACACAGCCACTCCTCGAAGCTAATTCACTCAATCGCCTTAAAGCTCCTTCTGGAGTTCCAGCTTCAATTAACTTTTTGGGAGGGGGTGGTGGCATGGTGGCTTTAAATACCGTAGGATTGAGTTGACTATTTTTGAGTTCTTCCTTCTCTTCTGATGACTTTTGTTGCCATGCTTCTTCTAAATCCTGTAACTCGGTTTTGAGTTTTTTATATTCTGTTTTACTTTGCCTATAGCGATGTTTAATGGGATCAAAAATAGAGCGCATCGTCTGACTTTTTCCACCTGATGCCAAGGCAATAACCATTGTCCAAAAAATAGGGTATTCTATCCAACTATCAGCTACCGTTGCACCTTGTTTACCAACAATGCCAATATGTCCGCCCATTTCACTACCACAAGCTGTTAAGAGATATTGATAAAGATAAGCCGGATCAAGTCGGTCAGAATCGGCTTTTGTTAATAAAGCTTGGGCGAGAGGAGCGGGTAAAATTTGGGTAATATCAAGTTTTTGTTGACGGTAATTGAGGAGTTTATTCAGTTCGCGGGCATCTTCTGTACGTCTTTCTTGATTACCAATATAAGTTTCAATCTCAACGGCTAACTGTTTAACGCCCCTGAGCGGATAGCCTTTCGTTGATGAGAGTTCAACAAAAGCAGCACTTTGTTGAGGAGGGTTATTGTCACTTGTTAAAATAGTCGTAACTTGATCATATAAAGACGGGGTGTTATTTAAAGTGCGATCGCCTGAATGATTAGAAAGATCGGACATACTATTATTGTTGTTATGCCCATTTTTAGTACGGATTATTTGAGGTGAATTTAGATGAAAAGTATGACTCCCATTAAACAGCGATTGCCCTCGAAATGGTGAACTCCAGCCATCTTGTTTTGCCATCAATGCTAGAGTCCCAATTCCTACTCCACTTTTGTTAAAAGATTTCCATTTCTTATCGCATTCTCCAGGTTTATATTTAGAAGATTGGCGACTCCAACTTTCCCACTCATGGAGTAAAGACTCATCAATGGATTTAAGTATCATACCAACGCTACACCAGTCCTCGTAATGATCAGCCCGACTTGGGGATAACGCGGCTAGATAAGACAAAGCCCAATCTGCATCAGTCCATTGCAGTTGAGAGTTGTTTGAAGTTGAGGAATAATAGATGTTAACTTCATTGTGAAGGGGATATGGCTTTGCTGCGGTAGCAGGTTCTGTCTCCTCTTGAAGCATTGCTTCTATGAGCCACAAAGGAGCGATGGCAATTGCAATTTCATCAGGAGCGCAACCGCTCACCCAAACATACTCTCCCGTTGTGGGGTGAACACTCGGAGGTAAAACAGATTGCAAACCAACCCAGCGCAATTCAAGCTGTTCGTCTTTGCCATCATCCCCTCTAACGACCGTCGGAAATTTGCGAGTTCGCAGTGATTGAGCATACTGTTGCGGGACTAAAAATAAGTATTGACAACGCCCAGGGCGACCCGAAGTAAACGCAACCGTTGCGGGTAAAGATTCTCCGCCAGAGAGTTCGAGAATTTTTGCTCTGGCACTGGCGCCATCTTGGTCGAGAGCCATTAAATAATAAGTGTTTCCTGCCAGTTCAACAGGTGTCCCTGTAATCAGCCCATAACCTTTGGGATAACATTGGTACTGAGTGCCATCGGCTTTATCCACCTTCCAGCCCTGAATAATGGCTGTTTTCATTTGATCAGGGGTTAAGGGATTTTGCTGCCAACCGATGCCTTGGGGAACTTTTTTCCCATCGAGTAAACACAATGACCAATTGGGGGGAATGCGGGATAGCCCTTGATGAAGACGGGCTTTGAGGTCATTTTGGAAATGGGAATTACTCATGATGCGCCCCTTCAATATTCAAATTTAAGTTTTCACAACAAATAACAGCACTTTTTCTTTGTTTCGTTTGGATACAGATGTCAGTCACGTTTGCTCCCACAGTAAAAGGGTTTTTTAAGGAGCCAAAGTTTCCAGCTAAAATATCCCAGATGGATAACATCTTGGGATGTACCTATTGCATCAGAGCTTCTGATTCTGTATGATGAAGCTACTGCTGATTGCCCAAACATTGGCATGGCAATAGTTTCTATTGCTGAAAAAGATTGGCATAGGTTTACTGCTCATTGCCTGGACATTGGCATGAGAGCAAGGACTACAGGCATCGGTGATGACTGTAAAAATGCCCTAATTGTTGAATGGATAAAAAGCAACAGTAAAGGAAAAACTTAGAATGGGGATTCTTAAGTTGTTTTTCTGATTAACTGTTGGCTTTAAATTTGATCCAAGCCTCACTGATAATTTTATTCAAAGTCTCAGTGAGGCAAAATTCTCTAAATAAGTAGAAGGCTAAAGCAGCTTATTTGAACTGGGTTCAGCGTTACTGATTAGAAAATTCTTCACTTACTAATCATATAATTGATAAAAGTTTTTATCAAGTTAAGAATTGTTACGGCTCAGGTCAATAGATTTACCGAAAATTTTGGGTTTAAAGCCCCGTCGTTCCACGACGGATTTTTATTCCAAATTAGTGTGTATAATTAAAAAAGAGATTTAGAAACAGAAATGAAAGCCAGATATCGATTCAGATGCTATCCAACACCCTCCCAGAAATTGGCATTAGCCAAGTTATTTGGGTGTGTGCGGGTAGTGTGGAATGATGCTCTGGCTTTCTGTGTTTCTGAATACAAAGGAGGTAAGAAGAAACCCAAGAATTCTGAACTGCAAAAACAATTCATCACTCAAGCCAAGAAGCTAGAAGAACGGGAGTGGTTATCGGAAGTTTCCTCTGTCCCACTGCAACAATCTCTCAATGATTTAGAGCAAGCCTACTCAAACTTTTTCGCATCCTGTAAAGGAAATCGGAAAGGTCAGCGAGTTAAACCACCCAAGTTTAAGAAGCGAAAATCCAAACAATCCGCTCGATTCGTCAAGACTGGATTTTCAATCAAAGGCAAGAAAGTTTATCTTGCCAAAGTGGGAAATTTAGAGGTTGTTTGGTCAAGAGAACTCCCATCTGAAGCCAGTTCAGTCACCCTTATTAAAGACAGTGCTGACCGTTATTTTCTGAGCTTTGTTGTAGAAATCAAACTCCAAATCCTACCGGAATCTGAAAACTCAGTCGGGATTGATTTAGGGATTAAAACTTTTGCGACATTAAGTAACGGTCAAAAAATAGAAGCTTCCAAACCCTTGAAGAAAAGGATTCAGAAGCTTCGTAAATTTGCCAAACAGTTATCTCGAAAAACCAAAGGGTCAAAACGTCGTGAGAAAGCGAGAAAGCGGTTAGCTAAACTTCACGCTAAATTATCAGACACCCGAACGGATTTCCTGCACAAGTTGTCAACTCAGATCATTCGTGAAAACCAAGCGATTGTCTTAGAAGATCTAAATGTGTCAGGACTGGTTAAAAACCGGAAATTATCAAGAGCAATTTCAGATTTAGGGTGGAGAACATTCAGAACGTTCCTTGAATCTAAATCAGAAAAGTATGGGAGAGATTTCCGAGTTATCAATCGATGGGAGCCGACTTCACAACAATGCTCTTGTTGTGGATTTAAAATTGGAAAATTAGACCTTTCAATTCGAGAATGGATTTGTTTGAACTGCGGTGAATCTCATGATAGAGATGTTAATGCCGCAAATAATATATTAGTCGCTGGAGGACTTCCAGAGACTTTAAACGGACGTGGAGACAAGCAGAAGACCACCAATACTGGTGGCAGCAGTCAGCGAGGCGTCAACCCGCCAGAATTTCAACAATTATCAATATTTGATTTGTTGAAATAGATGGAATCCCCGTGCGTTCACGCCGGGGCGGATGTCAATTCTGCTGGCACATTCCCTTATAAGTGGGGAATGTGCTATAATGGAAAATATGTCAACCTATCCGATAGTCGATATAAGGCTGTAAAGCGCATTAACGTTGCTTGATTGCTTCATTCAATCGGTTGTTAACTTTTGGTTGCCTGGGAACTGGAATGTCAGCAAAACTAGAAGAAAACCTAGCATTAGATATCCGAATCCACAAACGCATTGGTCAGTTGATAGAGGCGTTAGTGGAAGATGAGCGTGTGGGTAGTTCGAGAGAGTTAGGAAGACTCACCGGAGTTTCTTTCAATACGCTAGTTAACTGGTGTGAAGGAAAATCTGACCCCAGATTGCAAAAGCTCATGCAGTTTGCTTATGCGATTGGTTGGTCAATGACAGAACTCATGCAGTATGCGGAAGGGGATGAAGATCCCTATGAAGCGATCGCGCGTAAAAAAAAAGTCCAACACCAACAGTACCAGAAAGCATCTTAACGACAGAAACTGAGAACGATCAACTGCTGGAATATTTAACAACAACATTCACTCCAGAACAGATTCAAAAACGTGAATTATTTTTACAATACAATCAACCTGATTTATTACCCCATCTTAGCTCTCGCAAGAAGCTTTTTGTCTTATTGATAGACAGTATGGCAATTCAGAATATTTCAGAAGTTGAAGTTTTGCAGAAAACAACGATTCCCAAAAAATTGTGGGAAAAAATCCGACATTTAGACATGAATTTTAATTTTTCTCGCTCCAACTTAGAACAGCTTGCTTCTTATCTTTTTCAAGTAGAAACTTGGGAAGAATTAAGACCTGTTTTTAAATTACCTTATAGCTCTTACCAAAACAACATAAGCCAACTCATTGAAGATTTACAATTTAACTCTTCAACACAACAGAACTTACCAGGTGTTGCTTAATTAGTTTTGAGAACTTTAAGGTACGATATTCTTCCCTATAGCTCTATCAAATTTATAGCTTCTCAAGCCCCAATTTTCCCAAGGAAATAAGAATCGGCATAGACAGTTGAGTTTTGGCTGATGCTTCAGGAATTCCCATGCCATTTCTGACCAACGTTAGAAACTCTCGAACTTTGAAAACAACCGGATCTGTGGCAGGGGTATAACCTTTTTGAATAGCAATCTTTAAACCTTGTTCAATATCTTGGAGTGTAGCAACACGCTGATGATCTACAAACACTGTCGATTCCTGCCCTAGTGTACCCGTAGTCATCGCAATTCCATTACTGGTTGGCTGTCCTGAATGGGGAATAATATTAAACAAATAGAGACGTTCAATCCCTTGACTAGAGCGAGTTTTAATGACAAGATTAGTAATAGAAGTAGTAGTTGCCCCTGGAAAATTTAAGGGTTGAATGGGTTGAACTAATACCATCCGAGCTTGATTACTTTTTAATTCTATATCAGTATTAAAAACCGCTTTAGAAGGGTCAGCTAATCGAATATAAGTAACAATTTCATCGGTTTGGCTAAAGTCAATCACGCTAAAGCGACCTGGCCAGACGGGGAGATTCGTGGTTGTACGAGTTGCCGTATCCCGATTCATCGGTTGTAAAGCTGGATTTTGAGCAGAACTGTGGGAAGATAAACTGGTGATCAGAATTATTGAGAGAACAGGAGAAAGTACAATTAGACCCATCTTTTGAAGAAGTTTTTTCATGATGCAATAACCTCGAATTAAATTCAGTAATTAATTGACTGTAATAAAAGCATTAACAAAAATTGAAACTTCCGTTCCTTCTGGTACAATTGCCACATTACCTCGCTTCATCAGTTCTTCTAACGTTTGATCTGAACGTTCACGTAAACGTTGAGCCGTGGGTGTAAAGAAACCTTCCAAAGCGGCGGCTAAAATATTAGGTTGAGCGCGTCCGGTAAGAGTTTCCACACTGCTACTTCCCAATAGTCCACTGTGTTGACTTAATGTGCGTTGAGTGGGTTGATTAATAATTTGTCCAACCCGTCCTAAACTACTTAATACACCAACTAAAATATCGGTTTTAGCAATTGCAGAACCCCGCTCAAATAATCCTTGAGCAATCAACGGTTTGTTATTTGAACCTCGAATCAATAAGCTTTCTTCAGGGATAGGCATCTGCTGAATATTTCCTGTAGAATCGGGATAAACAATTGCGACAGCACTTTGAGAAACCAAGCGATTACCAGGCGTAACATTATCAACTTCGGTAATTAAAATAGTTCCGGTGGGTAAAGCGATCGCCCCATCAGTAGCTAACAAATCCTCAGTTAATTCTACTGCAAATCTTCCCGCCGTTGGGCTTTGGTTTGTTTCATCCCAAATCATCGGCACAATCACTTTTCCCTTAACAGATGAACCAATTGCAATCTGTTTAGGAGAAGTATAGTCAGTTCCGTTTTCGTCAACTATTGTGCGGTTAAGAATACCGATTTCTCCGGCACTCATTTCATCAACCCTTGAAGTAGAAGTTAAACGTTCTGGGCTAAGATTACCAATAACAACCGTTTTGATTTCTTGATGTTGTTCAGATTGTTTTGGAGAAGGGATGGTGGGTGAACTAATCTGCATAAATTGTTCAGTTTGAGGAATAGATGTTGGCGTTGCTACGGCCGTTGTCATCCCAAAAGGCGGAGGTGTAATGGAATTGCGGGCGATAGCTGGATAGTCTGTAACATCGGCTTGGCTTTGTCCTAAAGACGCTAACTCCGCCCAGCGTTGATAGGGGTCTACTTCTTCTAATGGGGGATTTGAAGGGCGAGATGCTACGGTCGGTGCGGGGGGTGGTGCAGGACGAGGAACAGGTGCAGGAGGCACAGGGGGAGGAACAACTTGTACTGTTCTGGGTCTGGGTGGTGGTGCCGCTTGAACAGGTCTTACAGGTTGGGGGGTTGCAGCATTAGATGCAGGTGTGGGCTTGGGTTTAGAAGGTGGCGCTGCATTTGAAGTAGGCGGTTTTTTAGGTGTTGGAGATTGAGCGTTTAGGGTTCGTTGCTGATCTTGAAAAGCTAATTGACTTTTCAGTTCGCCTGATTCATCTTTAGGGGAAAATGTTGTTACTTCGGGTTTTGAGGTTTTCGGTTGTTTAGCAACGGGTTTAGGAGCAAAGAAGATAAACCATAAAAAGCCAAAAAAGCCTAAAACCAAACCTGTAGCCGTCAAAACAGAAAACATCCGAACAGATGGTTTTTGAGAAAGCTCTCGACTTTCTACTGGTTCATCATCCTGTTTAATCCTGTATTCAGAAGCTAACAATTCTAAAGCATCTTGATCATAGCCCGCTAATAGCCTTTCTTCATCAGGGCTAAGTTCATCCATTGTTTCTGAAAAGCTATAGATTGATGTTTTAGAGGAATTTTGCTGCTTTAAATTAAACCTAGTTAATCCTTCTTCAATCGTATCAGGTTCAGACTTAAAATCAGGTTGATGTTGAAAACCATTATGACTCATGATTTTGACCTCACTTTATTGGGGATTGAATTCAGTAATCTTATTAATCTCTAACCCCGCAGAGCGGATTTCATAAACTTTTTGCTCAAATGCAGGCGCTTGATCGCCTAATGGCGCCGTTTGAATCTCAACGGCTTTAATTCTAAAGGTTCGATTGAACGGAATTCTTTCATCTTTTCCTAAACTCCGATCAACAATTAACCGAGTGGCAATCATATCAACTTCCCATTCTCCAGGGCGAATTTCTCTGGGCTCAGAAAGAAACGAAATAATAATCGTCGAGCGGACTTGACCCGAAAAAACGGTACTCGGAACCAATTCAGCAATTTTATCAAGAGAAGCCTTGCCAAATTCAGGTTCCATTAATAAAGAAGCAAAGTAGGTACTGGTTGGAACTCGTTTTGAATTGACTTTGATCCCTGAGTCAGTTTCATTCGTACCCGGAAGTTTACTATCCCAATTAAAGGTTAATTCAGCCCAAGTCTTGATGAAATTTTGGATAACTGATGGATAGCGAAATTGTTGGTCTCGTTCAGAAATATAATAAGTTTGACCGTTGATGAGTTGAACTTGAGTTGTTCTTAAACTAGCCAATGAATTCATACGGGAGGCAATAAACAAATGTAGAATTAGCGTGACAAAATTGATAGCTGTTAAAATCACAAAACACAAGGCAAGCCAATTTTTAGCTTCGGGAAGTAGTGCAGGTTGTGTTAATTTTTGAAGCTTCATATTATCTGAATCCTTTGTAAATAATCAGATTACTTGCGGCACCAAGCGCATTGCTGAATAAATCGACCAATTGTTTAGCATGACCCGCAATGCCGTTGTATAAAGCAATTCCTCCTCCCCCGGCGATGAGAAGAGCTAATGCAGGGGCAAAAATACTGATGAAGAACAGGAAAGCAACATCACTAGCCAGTTCTGCTCCTGAGTTGACCAGAACAACGGCAGCCAGTCCAACGATAATGTTGTAGCCAAGCTGGACACCAAATAAACTGAGAAAACCTGTTGTCCAAGCCCAAATCGGACGACCTTGCAGAGGCAGAAGAGACAACCCCATTGCGATGGGAGCAAATAAACCAGTCAGCAGTAAAGCCGCTTCAAGAACGTTGACGAAGGCCCACTGAATGCTGTACAGAATAAATCGAAGAATGGGTATGGCTTTTTCTCGAAACACTGAACCTGGGTCAGTGACGAAAGTAACGGCATCTTCAGCAGCACCGAATAAAGTACGATTCCAAAGCATTTGTCCAAAGGTTCGCAATGCTTGTAAAGGAACAGAACCCGCCGCTTGTCTTTCAGCTTCATCAACAATTTTTTGCGCCGCTTCGCGTTTAGAATTCCAACAGGTTACAAGTTCTTCACCGACTTGATTTCGACATTCACTATAGAGATTTTCAAGCTGCTGTTTACCAATACTGCTCAGGGTAACGTTAGTAATTGCATCTCTAAAAGTGAGTTCTCCCAATTGAGCTTCCAAAACGCTTTGCACTTGTTGATAAGCAAAGCTGCGGCTAACGATGACGGTATTGGCTAGTAATCGACCATTAGCGCCCAAAAAGAGCATCATGACCAGGGGCCAAACAAACAATGAGGCAAGTTCTGACCAAGATTGTTTTTCGATAATATCCTTACCACTGGTGAGGGTGAGGAACAAAATACTGATGGCGGCTAAGGTAATTCCCAAGGATACTAAACCGACCCACAATCCTGAAGCAATGGGGTCAATTGTCCCAATCCAAACTTTATCCCAGGATTCGGAAGTGGCCCTAGCTAAATTGATCGATTCACTAACAATATCTAATGCTGATCCTTCCCCACCACTCGTCGGGGATGTTATTTGTCCTAAAAGTTGCATCATGGGTTTGACCGGATAAGAAGAGTGCGAAGTGCGGAGTGCAGGGTGCGGAGTGCAAGAAGAGAGAGTGCGGGGTGCAGGGTGCGGAGTACGGAGTGCCTCAAAAGTGCGGAGTAAGGAGTGCGGGGTGCTGTGTGCAATAAAAGTGTGGGGTGCGGAGTATGGGTTTAATAAGAACAATTCAAGTAACAACACTTCGGACAGTTTGCGATCGCCTTCGGCTGGGCGGAGCATCGTCGCCAACAGTGGAATAAGGGTTTCAGGCTTTCGTTTAGCCTTGATCGCTAACGATAGAATAAGGATTCTAGGCTTTTACTCAAAAACTGTCCGGGGTATTGCAACCCACTCTTGACGCACTCCGCACTCTCCACCCCGCACTCCGCACTCTTATCGCACTCCGCACTCTTACTGCACTCTATCTAATCAGTGTTGTCGTCGTGGATTGTTTGTCCGAGATAACCCCCTCCTGGCAACATGAGCATTCCCGCTTGGGAGCTTGCTTGATTGCCGGATGTAATACTGCCTCGGCGATCGCTCGTATTGATAGCAGATATTTCCTGAGCCGCTTGGGATAGTAATACGTTGTTAATTGCCCGATCTGTACGAGCTTGTTGAGCTTCTTGCAAAACTCGGGCATTAACTTGAGCGTTGAGTGCTGTTTGCTGAGAGAGGTTTTGCAGAATATGTTGGCTCACATCGAGGCTTTGCGATTCTTCACCGAGTTGAACATTCTGGGTTGTATCTTGCTCTGTAGCTTGTAAAACTGAGCGACTTTGAGCTTGAGCCTCTTCACTCAAGGTTGAACCATCTGCAATGCCTATCGCAGTATTGCGTTGAGCTTGTCTATCAAGTTCAGACATGATTGCAGTGGAACCTTGGCTATCGGATAAGCCTAATTTGTTCTCCAATTGATCTGAAAGTTGTGTTCCTTCATAGCGGGAGGTTGGCGCGTTTAAAATTTCGCGACTAACTTGACTTAAATCGGGAATTTTAATCGCTCCCAAGGACGAAGACAGCAGTTCATTCAGTGTGCCAAATAAGTCGTTTTGTACAAAGCCACGCACATCACCAATAAACTGATCAACTTCCTTAATCACGTTTTCAATGGGTGCGAAGAAATCACCCGAAGTTGATGACGTTTGCACCACAGAAGTTTGAGTGGGTTTTGCAACAGGAGGGGTCGTTTGAGCCCAGGTGGGTTGGTTTGAGCTTATTAAACTTAAACTCAGTCCCAACACAATTGCAGTTTTTACGGCTACTGGTTTTGTAATCAATAGAATTTGAGATTTCATAAACTTTACCTACCGATAGGTGACAAGTGTTTTGGAAGGGGTAGTGTCCGGTGTAGATGCAGATGGGGATGAAGCTTTTTCAGAGTCACCCCGTCCGATGGAGTCAAAACCTTTTCCATCTTTGAGGGCTGCAACATAGTCTTGAGTGAATTGTTTTAAAGCTTGGAGTCGCCCTTTGAGGGTAGATGGGTACTGAGCAAAAAGGCGATCGCGAGCTTTTTTTTCTTGTAAATTATTAGCAATAGAAGCCAGCATCATCTCCGCCGGATAAAATCGAGTTCGCCAAAACCGACCCCCTTTTTCAACTAACCAACAGGAATAAAGGTCAGAAACTCTGGGTAAGAAAGCTTCTGTTGCATTTTGGCTGATGAGTCGGGGGTCATAACCGAGATACTTTTGAGCCGCGACAACGCCTGTATTCGTGATTCTTCCCGTAATTTTGTAGACCATATTTTGCATAATTTGAGCCCCTACTGAACACTCACAAATTGCATCAAAATCTTGGCTTAATAGCACAACGGCTATGCCATCTTTTCGCCCCGTTGCACAAAGTTCGCCCACAACAGATGCAAATCCATCTTTCTTTAACAACACGCTCAACTCATCCCCTAAAAACAAACTTTTTGGATGAGAAAGCGCGTTCCGAATACAGGCGGTATGGGCATTAA
The window above is part of the Planktothrix sp. FACHB-1365 genome. Proteins encoded here:
- a CDS encoding DUF3987 domain-containing protein, giving the protein MSNSHFQNDLKARLHQGLSRIPPNWSLCLLDGKKVPQGIGWQQNPLTPDQMKTAIIQGWKVDKADGTQYQCYPKGYGLITGTPVELAGNTYYLMALDQDGASARAKILELSGGESLPATVAFTSGRPGRCQYLFLVPQQYAQSLRTRKFPTVVRGDDGKDEQLELRWVGLQSVLPPSVHPTTGEYVWVSGCAPDEIAIAIAPLWLIEAMLQEETEPATAAKPYPLHNEVNIYYSSTSNNSQLQWTDADWALSYLAALSPSRADHYEDWCSVGMILKSIDESLLHEWESWSRQSSKYKPGECDKKWKSFNKSGVGIGTLALMAKQDGWSSPFRGQSLFNGSHTFHLNSPQIIRTKNGHNNNNSMSDLSNHSGDRTLNNTPSLYDQVTTILTSDNNPPQQSAAFVELSSTKGYPLRGVKQLAVEIETYIGNQERRTEDARELNKLLNYRQQKLDITQILPAPLAQALLTKADSDRLDPAYLYQYLLTACGSEMGGHIGIVGKQGATVADSWIEYPIFWTMVIALASGGKSQTMRSIFDPIKHRYRQSKTEYKKLKTELQDLEEAWQQKSSEEKEELKNSQLNPTVFKATMPPPPPKKLIEAGTPEGALRRLSELASRSGCVWVFDELVRLLKLDQYKDKGGDTRQILLQTWNSPSDLEFERSNEEDSFELKDLCLNLTGATQLSKIKTLFSDPDDGDGLISRFLIAVPASPDNFAVWSDSVVAINQELQDLYEHLRVLHQRLREFCKGRNKENESLIGRDEAVAMQEDGDLFSTSSDDSHEEQLPILLSFTPQARRRWQRWWEEVRRNQQGVEFENPALFAYLGKMLSQTLRLALLLHCMELKYEQKSDPLRVGIETLERAILAAKFSIGQFRIIQTNNHQSDSLPGRLSLIHAYALRKGIEVSAVQVQNTVFKRCKPKPTLAEIRQDFAALTENGYAVLSGKGKDLRIRAIPISQANVGIPNHSDGYSDTPQVNEKLNRSSIQPSLVKNSDNSDPKTFFSTQLENNSSQLGDEETPKVIPVAESSLSDSGERLFDQGVDHVSDQNCRNCRNSDDESSPDLYEQGILDDERLSETCRNDVGISDKLLEENSDSPGFLQCRANAESEPTEGIT
- a CDS encoding RNA-guided endonuclease TnpB family protein, with translation MKARYRFRCYPTPSQKLALAKLFGCVRVVWNDALAFCVSEYKGGKKKPKNSELQKQFITQAKKLEEREWLSEVSSVPLQQSLNDLEQAYSNFFASCKGNRKGQRVKPPKFKKRKSKQSARFVKTGFSIKGKKVYLAKVGNLEVVWSRELPSEASSVTLIKDSADRYFLSFVVEIKLQILPESENSVGIDLGIKTFATLSNGQKIEASKPLKKRIQKLRKFAKQLSRKTKGSKRREKARKRLAKLHAKLSDTRTDFLHKLSTQIIRENQAIVLEDLNVSGLVKNRKLSRAISDLGWRTFRTFLESKSEKYGRDFRVINRWEPTSQQCSCCGFKIGKLDLSIREWICLNCGESHDRDVNAANNILVAGGLPETLNGRGDKQKTTNTGGSSQRGVNPPEFQQLSIFDLLK
- a CDS encoding helix-turn-helix transcriptional regulator, giving the protein MSAKLEENLALDIRIHKRIGQLIEALVEDERVGSSRELGRLTGVSFNTLVNWCEGKSDPRLQKLMQFAYAIGWSMTELMQYAEGDEDPYEAIARKKKVQHQQYQKAS
- a CDS encoding lipase; this translates as MAIQNISEVEVLQKTTIPKKLWEKIRHLDMNFNFSRSNLEQLASYLFQVETWEELRPVFKLPYSSYQNNISQLIEDLQFNSSTQQNLPGVA
- a CDS encoding TrbI/VirB10 family protein yields the protein MSHNGFQHQPDFKSEPDTIEEGLTRFNLKQQNSSKTSIYSFSETMDELSPDEERLLAGYDQDALELLASEYRIKQDDEPVESRELSQKPSVRMFSVLTATGLVLGFFGFLWFIFFAPKPVAKQPKTSKPEVTTFSPKDESGELKSQLAFQDQQRTLNAQSPTPKKPPTSNAAPPSKPKPTPASNAATPQPVRPVQAAPPPRPRTVQVVPPPVPPAPVPRPAPPPAPTVASRPSNPPLEEVDPYQRWAELASLGQSQADVTDYPAIARNSITPPPFGMTTAVATPTSIPQTEQFMQISSPTIPSPKQSEQHQEIKTVVIGNLSPERLTSTSRVDEMSAGEIGILNRTIVDENGTDYTSPKQIAIGSSVKGKVIVPMIWDETNQSPTAGRFAVELTEDLLATDGAIALPTGTILITEVDNVTPGNRLVSQSAVAIVYPDSTGNIQQMPIPEESLLIRGSNNKPLIAQGLFERGSAIAKTDILVGVLSSLGRVGQIINQPTQRTLSQHSGLLGSSSVETLTGRAQPNILAAALEGFFTPTAQRLRERSDQTLEELMKRGNVAIVPEGTEVSIFVNAFITVN